Part of the Candidatus Eisenbacteria bacterium genome, GCGTGACCGGCGGTCCGGGATACGCGATCGCTCCGTACTACACCGGAAACCACCGGCCGAACGCGTTCGTGGCCGCGAGGGGACCGGAGTTCCGAGCGGGATCGCTTCTCGGCGCGGAGCATCTTGTCGGCCTCGCCCCGACGATCCTCGGTCTTCTCGGGTGCGACGTTCCGAGCGACATGGACGGCGGCGTTTGGGAGAGCCTTGTCCGCTGATCCGGCGGCGCGGGCGCGAAGTGTAGGGAGGGTGGACCGTGTCCGGAATCGCGGGCCTCGTCTTTTCGGAAGCGGCGTCGGGGGAGGAGGCCCGCGCGACCGTCGGGCGGATGTGCGACCTACTCGCGCACCGAGGTCCCGACAGGCGACGCGTGCTCGAAGGCCGAGGCTTCTGTTTCGGGGAAACGGTCTGGACCTACCCGCGGAAGAACGGCGGCGGGATCTTCGAGGGACGGGACGGGGCGCTCTCGATCGTCTTCGATGGTTTTCTCACGAACCGCTCCGCCGCGCGCGAGGCGCTCGAGCGGGAGGGAGCGCGTCTTCCGTCCGGGGACACGCGCGGGACGTGCTCATCGGAAGATGCGAAGACGCCTACTCGTTCTTGAGGAGCGCTTCCGAGCGCGGGATCCAGGCGACGCGGCTCGCCGACCTCGCGCTTCTACGCCCGCGCTTCTTCCATCGCGCAGACCGGCTCGGCATGGCGGTCTCCGCGGAGCACCGCGACCCAGTGCAGGACAAGGACTCCATCCGACGTTCGATCCACTATCCGCTCGGCTTTCTTCTCCGGCGCGGCACGAACAAGTGGGCCCTGAAGGAGGTCGCGAGCCGCTATGTGCCGGCGCAGATCGTTCACAGGAAAAAGATCGCGTGGGCTCTGCCCGAGGCGCGCTATCTCGCGCGTCTCGCTCGTCCGGAGCTCTTTCGCAACGGGTTCTGCGCGGACTTCTTCCGGCTCGACGCGGACGCGATCGGGGATTTCGCGAGGCTTCACCGCGAAAACCCCCACTCGTTTTTCCATCTCGTCTGCGTGGAGACGTGGGGGCGTCTGTTTCACAAGTGGGAAACGGAGGAGGAGATGGCGGGTCTTCTCACCCGGCGGAGCGCGGGAGGAAGGCCGGGCGCCTCGCGCGAGTCGACGAGGGACGATAGTCGGTCGGGAGGAGAACGTTGACTCACGGGGCGGCGAAGGGGACGTTGCAGCTTTCGGCGGAGCACGCGCTCGGGCTTTTCACCGGATACTTCGCGACGCTGATCCTCGCGCGGGAGCTGGGGCCCGAGGCGTTCGGCCTCTATGGAATCATCCTCTCCGTCCTCGCGTGGGCGGAGACGACGGGACAGTTCGGCGTCCCTGCGGCGGCGACCCGCCTCATCGCGGAGGGTCGCGAGGAGAAGGAGGCGGTGGGCCAAACGACGCTGGTTCTCGGCTTCGTCTCCTATCTGGCGGTCTTCGTGCTCTTCGTTCTTGCGGCCCCTTTCTTCGCCAGGGCCCTCAACGCTCCGGGCGAAGCGGGTCTCTTCCGTCTCGCGGCCTTCGACATTCCTTTCTTCGGGATCTACTTCGTTCTGCGGGGCGTCGGCCTCGGCCAGAGGAAGTTCGGCACCGTCGCCCTCGGCGGCCTTGTCGTCGGTTTCGCGAAGCTGTTCGGCGTGCTTCTCCTCACGGCGGTCGGGGTCACGGTCGCCCGCGCCCTCGCGGTGATCATCGCAAGCTCCCTCATCGGGCTCTTGATCTTGACCGCTCGGATCCCGATCCGCGTCGCGAAGCCCGACCGGAGGCTCCTCGGGATTCTCATGCGGATCGCGATACCGCTCGCCCTCTCCGCTCTCGCTCTCTCGTTTCTTCACAATGTCCATCTTTGGATCTTGAAATCTCTTTCCGGCGATGCGGCGAAGGGGAGCATCGGTGTCTACGTCGCCGCCGCACATCTCGCGAAGGGGCCGGAGATGATCGTGATCGCGGTCGGCGCGGTGCTCTTCCCTTCGATCTCGCGGGCGATCGCGCAGGGGGACGACGCCGCGGCGCTCGCGTACGTGCATGGGGCCGTCCGCTTCCTCTGGCTCGTCCTTCTCCCGGTCGCGCTCCTCGTCGCGCTGGACGCGGAGAGGATCATGACCTTTCTCTTCTCCGCGAAGTACTCGGGCGGGGGAGAGGTTCTTCGCGTTCTCATCTTCGCGTACGCGCTCCTCGCCTTTCTCGTCTCCTTCTCCTACATGCTGCTCGGCCGGGGGGAGTTCTACCGCGTCGCGTTCCTCGGGTTCGGGATTCTCGCGCTCATGGTGGGGACGGGGATGATCCTCGTTCCGCGAGCGGGCGCCGTGGGCGCGGCGTTCTCGCTTCTCGCGGCGACATCCGTCGGCGCCGCGCTCTACGCCTTCTTGGTCTGGCGCCGATTCGGCGGGCTTCTCCTACGGCGCACGTTTCTCAGCGGAATCCTCGCCTCCCTCGCCGCGCTTCTGGTCGCGCTTCTCCTTCGCGCGGACGGCGCGCTCCTTCTCGTGAAATATGCGGCGGTCCTCGGCGTCTATCTCCTCTTTCTCGCGCTTACCCGCGAGATCAAGGAGAAAGACCTCGCCGCGGTTCGTTTCTGGAAGTAGCGGGGAACGAGAGGGGCGCCGAGGAACGGTTCCAGGCTAGATTGTACACGCGCTCTCGTCGCGAAGGTGGTCGGCCAGGCGGAGCGCGAGCGCGATCATCGTGAGCGTGGGGCTCGAATGTCCGGTCGCCGGAAAGACCGAGCCGCCCGCCATGTAGAGATTCCGGACCTCGTGCACGCGGCAGTTCCGATCGACGACCCCGTCCCTCGGATCGTCGGACATGCGGGTGGTCCCGAGATGATGGGAGGCGTCGGAGAAGCGGGGCTCCCCCTCGCCCGGCGTCAGCGTGCCGATCCCCTCGGCCGCGAGGCGCTCGGCGAGAAGATCCTGGAGGCGGAAGAGGGTTCTCGAAACCTCCGTGGGGATCTTCCAATGCAGGCGGACACGCGCCATGCCGAGCGCGTCCTTTTCGTCCGAGAGGGCGACACGGCTCTCCGGATCCGGAGGTTGCTCGCAGAAGTAGACGACGACCCTCTCGTTCCCGCCGGACTCCGGGTTCCACACGCGGCGGATCGTCGTCATCCATCGATAGACGAAGTGGGGCATCAGCTCCTTCGGCGTGAGAAGGTAGATCATCCCCGGAATCTCGCCGAACTCCGCGCGTCCGATCTTCCACCGGCTTCCGGCATAACCTCTTCGAAGAAGAACCTTCGCGGATTGAACCATCGTCTCGTACTTCTGCTCGACGTACGCGGAGTAGCGCGCTTCGAGCGTCGCGTAGTGGTCGAGGAGCCCCTCGCCGCGCTGGATCTCTTCGGAGAGCCCGATCCCGAACTGGACCTTGCCGTCGCGAAGCGGAATGCCGCGGATGAGAGGGACGCGGTTCCCCTTGCGGAGGCTCACCGTTCCGTACACGGCGCGCGGGTGGTCCATGAAGAAGCGCCCGACCGCGCCGGAGCCGTTGCCGACCCCGTCCGGACGGCGGTCGCGCGAGACGAGGAGAAGCCTCGCGTTCTCGATGCCGCCGCAAGCGAGGACGAAGCTCCTCGCCCGGATCTCGATTCGCTTCCCCGCGAGGGTCCGCACCTCGATCGATTCGACCGCGCGCCCCTCGCGGTCGAGGACGACGCGGACGGCGTTCGCCTGAAGAAGAACGCGCGTGTTCGCGGAGCGCCGGAGTCGTTTCCTGTGGGCGGCACCGAAGCGCCTCGGCTTCGTTCCCCAGAGGGAGATCGCGGGCCGGAGCCGTCCCACCGCGAAGAGAGCCTTCTCGTCCCTTGTCATTCGGCTCGCGTAGGTTGACGGGTCAAACTTCTCGATCGAAGGAAGGCGAAGAGCCCGCGCCGCGCGCGCATGATACGAGGCGATCTCCTCATAGGGGATCGGCCAGCCGCTCCCGGCGACCCAGCTCCGGCGGGCCGTGTCGATCGGCTCGAGGAGCATGTTCCGTCCCGCCCAAAGATTGCACGAACCTCCGTAGTACCGTGCGCGCGACATAAACTTCTCGCGGATCGGGTAGCCGACGCTTTCCAGATCGTAGAGCGCCTGGGTCTCCTCGTCCGGGCCGAAGCCGCCGCTTTCGACGAGGAGGATGCTGCTGGAAGAACCCTCGAGCTCTGCCGCGAGGGTCGTTCCGCAGGCGCCGGCGCCTACGATACAGAGGTCGGCCGAGAGGGAGGCGCCGTCCTCGATGCCTCTGGCGTCGATGAAGGCCAAGAACTCTCCTAGCCCTGCCGGAAGCCGATACCCTGCGAGGGTTCCTGTTTTCCGGGAAGCTTCACCGCGCCGTGCTTCTCTTCGTACATGTCCATGTTCCGCTTCAACGTCTCGAGGAGCGCCTTCGCGTTCGGCGGCGTCATCACGATGCGCGAGAAGACTCTCGCCTTCGGCTGGCCGGGGAGCATGCGGGCGAAGTCGATGATGAACTCGGACGGGCTGTGCGAGATGAGCACGAGGTTCGAGTAAATCCCCTCCGCCTCCTTCTCGCCGAGCTCGATGTTCAGTTTCGGTTTCGGCTCTTCCATCATGTTTCTCCTATCGCAGGACCGCGATCCTTCCGGTCTTCGGATCCCCGGCGCCCGCGATCACGTAGAGATAAACTCCGGAGGCGACCTCCTCGCCCGCGTCGTTCCGGCCGTCCCAGAACGCCCGCATCCCCTCCCCGTCGGCGACGATCTCGTCCCCGGCGCGCTCGAGCGTTCGGACGAGACGTCCTCCGAGATCATACAGGCGAACCGAGGTCGTCACCGCATCTTCTTGTGTCCCCGTCGAGATGCGGAATGCGATCGCCGCCTGCTCGTCCTTCGCGGGAGTGAACGGGTTCGGGTACACGTACGGCTCCCCCTTCCGCACGCTCTCGAGATCGAGCGTGAAGGCGATCCTCGCCCCCTGCTCGCGGATCTCGCTGACGGCGACGCCGGAGTACGCGCCCCCGTGCAAAGCGGACGAGGGGCTCGTCTCGTCGGTCCACTCGGTCTTGGAGCCGTAGGGCCAACAATCGGCCTCCTCGCCGAGGTTGAGCGATCCTTGAGGGGTCGAGCTTCCGAGGTTGCCCGGGGCGCCGTCGGTCTCCACGACCCCGAGAAGCCGCTTGGCGAAATCCGCCGACTCGTTCGCCGGCCTTCTTTCGTTGACGTGCCAAATGAGGAGGCCCGATCCCGGAAGATAGGCGTCGAAGCCGACCTGCCTTCGGTTCTCGATCAGGAAGTACTCGCCCGTTCCGCTTCCCTTGCCGTCCCAGTCGATTCCGCCCGGGTTGGAGAGGAGGCGAACGACCTCTCCGCCGCGTTCGACCTCGTCGAGCCGGAGCGCGAGCGGCCCCGAGAAGTCGGGGCCCGCCTCGTAGCCGACCGGGTCGATCCACCCGAGCCACGCCTTGAAGAACGGGTTCACGTGGGAGGGGGAATCCCCCGCGGCCACGGTCCCGGTCGTCCGAAAGGGGAGAAGCGAGCCGGCGTCCATCAGGCAATAGGCTCCGATCGTTGATTCCTGAATGGTCGTGCCGTCTTGGTTGTACGTTCGATAGAGATCGGGAAGCCCGAGGATGTGCCCAAACTCGTGGGCGTACACGCCGGTCTGCCCGATCTCGGGGACCATGTTGTACGGACCGATCCGGACGCCGTCGGCGAGGGTGGGCCCGATGAGACCGAGGATCGCCGGATCGTTCATGTCCGACTTGTGCGACCAGATTTGGCTCGGCCCGAGGTACGGGTCGAAGACACGCTCCGCGCCCGCCCCCGCGTGGAGGACGATGAGCGCGTCGACGATCCCGTCGTCGTCCCCGGAAGAGGGGATTCGGTCCGGCCCGTCGTTGTCGAAGAGGGAGAAGTCGAGCCCGGCGGCGCGCGCGAGATCGACCGCCTCGCGGACGATCCCCCACACGTTTGCCGCGTACGGCTTCGCGGCGAACGCCTCGGCCGATGTGTCGAACCCGTAGTCGTCCTTGGTTCCCGGAGTTCCGTCTCCGTTCACATAGTATCCGTACGGGAGAGAGGAGCGAAGCCAGACGGTAACCGTTCCGCCGATTCGGAAGCGTCCGCCGGAGATCTCGAGATAGTAGTCGCGCATCGTCTCGTTTTGAAGGGCCGACGTCTGGAAATACTCCTTCTCGAAGCGGGATGGAGGATTCGTCGTCCGCCGCGCCTCCTGATCGGTCCAGTCGAGAAGAACGACCACGGCGGCCATCGAGTCGGGCGCGGCGCCCCGGATCGTCTCCGCGAGCGCGGGGACGAGGGCGGTCTCGGAGGAAGCGCCCGCTCTCTTTCCCACGTCCTCGCCGGCCGCCCAGCGCGGATAGAGGCACGAGACCGGGACCGGCTTCGGCGGCGCGGCTCCGGGCGCGGAGGCGAACGCGAGAAGAAGAGCGGCGAGGATCGCGCACGAGCCGTAAGCCCGGCTCAAGAGCCACGCCTTTCCAGCGAGAGCGTTCCGCAACATGGGGAGACTATAACCGTCGGCCGAGCGCCCCGCAACCGCGCCGGGGAGAGTCGCGCGTTGACCGGCTCTCCCGCCGCGTGCATAATCCACGCGTTGTTGAACGCCCGAACGGACGCGAACCGAGGAGCGCGATGACCCCGACGATCGATCCGGCCCGCGCCGCCGACCTCTTCTCCCGCTTCCGCAGCCTTCGCGTGCTCGTGGCGGGGGATCTCATGCTCGACCGGTACGTGTTCGGAGAGGTCTCGAGGATCTCTCCCGAGGCGCCGGTTCCGGTCGTGCGCGTCGTTCGAGAGGAAGAGCGGCTCGGGGGGGCGGCGAACGTCGCTCGGAACCTCCTCGCGCTCGGCGCCGAGCCGATGCTTTGCGGCGTGATCGGCGACGACGCGGACGGCGAGGCTCTCCTCGATCTCCTCGGGGCCGCCGGGATGAGCACGGGCCTCGTCGTTCGCGCGCCCGGGCGCCCCACGACGCGGAAAGTGCGCATCCTCGCAAACCAACAGCAGGTCGTCCGCGTGGATCATGAGCGCGAAGACCCGCTCGACGCAGAGACAGAGGAGAGAATCGGAGATCTTCTCTCCGAGGCGGTCCTTTCCGCAGACGGGCTCGTTCTTTCCGACTACGCGAAGGGGGTCGTCTCCGAAAGGAGCGTGCGTCGGGCGATCGACGCATCGGGCATCAAGCGTCCAGTCTTCGTCGATCCAAAGGTGAAGCATTTCTCGTTCTACCGCGGGGCTTCGCTGGTCACGCCGAATCTCGCCGAGGCGAGCCTCGCGGCGGGGGAGCGGATTATCGACGATGCCTCTCTCCTTCGCGCGGGAAGGCGCCTCCTCGAGATGCTCCCCGGGACCACGGTTCTCGTGACGCGCGGAGCGGAGGGAATGAGCCTCTTCGAGCCGGACGGGACGGTGACGCACATCGGCACGGTCGCGCGGCGAGTCTTCGACGTAACCGGAGCGGGGGACACGGTGATCGCGGCGTTCGCGGCGGCTTCCCTCGCGGGGGGGAGCGGCGTCGAGGCGGCGATCGTGGCGAACCGCGCGGCGGGCGAGGTGGTGCAGGAATCCGGCGCGGCCGCGGTCTCCCTTTCCGCGCTCGAGCGGGCCTTCCGCGGGGAGTGACGATGGGGTGCGTCGTTCGCGAGGAAGAGCTTGTCTTGGAGCGGGCGCGCGCCGCGCGCGAGGGGCTTCGCTTCGTTTTCACGAACGGCTGCTTCGACATCCTCCATGCCGGACATCTCGACGTGCTCCGCGCCGCCAAACGGGCCGGCGATCTCCTCGCGGTCGGGCTCAACACGGACGATTCGGTTCGGAAGCTAAAAGGGGAGGGGAGGCCGCTCGTCGCGGAAGCGGAGCGCGCGGAGCTTCTCGCGGCGCTCGAGATGGTCGACTTCGTTGTGCTCTTCGGCGAGGAGACCCCCGCGCGGCTCATCGAACGACTCCGTCCCGACGTGCTCGTGAAGGGAGGCGACTATTCGCCCGAGACGATCGTCGGCGCGGAGACGGTGCGCGCTGCGGGGGGCGATGTGATCGTCGTCCCCCTTCGGTCCGGACTCTCTACGCAGCGCCTCATCGCGCGCATTGTGGAGCGGTACGGGTAGAGCGAGACGGCTTTCTCCTTGTCCGCGCCGGGAGAGATGCTACAATCAGCCCCTGTGCCGTGGGGGCATGGCCTCATCGGTTCGGCCTCTTCCGCTCCCGATTCCAACGAGAACCGAACAAGGACGGATCGGCAGATGAGAAGAAGACGGGTGGTGATCATGGGAGCCGCCGGACGCGACTTCCACACCTTCAACACGGTCTTTCGGAACGACCCGAACGTGGAGGTTGTCGCGTTCACGGCGACGCAGATCCCGAACATTGACGGCAGGGCGTATCCGCTCGAGCTGGTGGGGCCTCACTATGCCGAGGCGATCCCGATCCTCCCCGAGGCGGAGCTCGGAGATTTGATCCGCGCCAAGCGCGTGGACGAGGTCGTGTTCGCGTATAGCGACGTGACTCACGAGCGGGTGATGAACATCGCCTCGGCAGTGATCGCCGCCGGCCCCGACTTCCGCCTCGCCGGCCTCGAGCGCACCGCGCTCGCGAGCGCGAAGCCGGTCGTCTCGGTCTGCGCGGGACGCACCGGCTCGGGGAAGAGCCAGACGACGCGGCGCGCAGCCGACATTCTCCGCCGGCTCGGCGCGAAAATCGCGGTCGCGCGGCATCCGATGCCGTACGGCGATCTCCGAAAGCAGGTCTTCCAGCGCTTCCGAACTCTTCGGGACCTCGACAAGAACGAGTGCACGATCGAGGAGCGCGAAGAGTACGAACCGCACATCCGGAAGAAGACGACCGTCT contains:
- a CDS encoding oligosaccharide flippase family protein gives rise to the protein MTHGAAKGTLQLSAEHALGLFTGYFATLILARELGPEAFGLYGIILSVLAWAETTGQFGVPAAATRLIAEGREEKEAVGQTTLVLGFVSYLAVFVLFVLAAPFFARALNAPGEAGLFRLAAFDIPFFGIYFVLRGVGLGQRKFGTVALGGLVVGFAKLFGVLLLTAVGVTVARALAVIIASSLIGLLILTARIPIRVAKPDRRLLGILMRIAIPLALSALALSFLHNVHLWILKSLSGDAAKGSIGVYVAAAHLAKGPEMIVIAVGAVLFPSISRAIAQGDDAAALAYVHGAVRFLWLVLLPVALLVALDAERIMTFLFSAKYSGGGEVLRVLIFAYALLAFLVSFSYMLLGRGEFYRVAFLGFGILALMVGTGMILVPRAGAVGAAFSLLAATSVGAALYAFLVWRRFGGLLLRRTFLSGILASLAALLVALLLRADGALLLVKYAAVLGVYLLFLALTREIKEKDLAAVRFWK
- a CDS encoding GMC family oxidoreductase; this translates as MAFIDARGIEDGASLSADLCIVGAGACGTTLAAELEGSSSSILLVESGGFGPDEETQALYDLESVGYPIREKFMSRARYYGGSCNLWAGRNMLLEPIDTARRSWVAGSGWPIPYEEIASYHARAARALRLPSIEKFDPSTYASRMTRDEKALFAVGRLRPAISLWGTKPRRFGAAHRKRLRRSANTRVLLQANAVRVVLDREGRAVESIEVRTLAGKRIEIRARSFVLACGGIENARLLLVSRDRRPDGVGNGSGAVGRFFMDHPRAVYGTVSLRKGNRVPLIRGIPLRDGKVQFGIGLSEEIQRGEGLLDHYATLEARYSAYVEQKYETMVQSAKVLLRRGYAGSRWKIGRAEFGEIPGMIYLLTPKELMPHFVYRWMTTIRRVWNPESGGNERVVVYFCEQPPDPESRVALSDEKDALGMARVRLHWKIPTEVSRTLFRLQDLLAERLAAEGIGTLTPGEGEPRFSDASHHLGTTRMSDDPRDGVVDRNCRVHEVRNLYMAGGSVFPATGHSSPTLTMIALALRLADHLRDESACTI
- a CDS encoding DUF3467 domain-containing protein; protein product: MMEEPKPKLNIELGEKEAEGIYSNLVLISHSPSEFIIDFARMLPGQPKARVFSRIVMTPPNAKALLETLKRNMDMYEEKHGAVKLPGKQEPSQGIGFRQG
- a CDS encoding M6 family metalloprotease domain-containing protein; translated protein: MSRAYGSCAILAALLLAFASAPGAAPPKPVPVSCLYPRWAAGEDVGKRAGASSETALVPALAETIRGAAPDSMAAVVVLLDWTDQEARRTTNPPSRFEKEYFQTSALQNETMRDYYLEISGGRFRIGGTVTVWLRSSLPYGYYVNGDGTPGTKDDYGFDTSAEAFAAKPYAANVWGIVREAVDLARAAGLDFSLFDNDGPDRIPSSGDDDGIVDALIVLHAGAGAERVFDPYLGPSQIWSHKSDMNDPAILGLIGPTLADGVRIGPYNMVPEIGQTGVYAHEFGHILGLPDLYRTYNQDGTTIQESTIGAYCLMDAGSLLPFRTTGTVAAGDSPSHVNPFFKAWLGWIDPVGYEAGPDFSGPLALRLDEVERGGEVVRLLSNPGGIDWDGKGSGTGEYFLIENRRQVGFDAYLPGSGLLIWHVNERRPANESADFAKRLLGVVETDGAPGNLGSSTPQGSLNLGEEADCWPYGSKTEWTDETSPSSALHGGAYSGVAVSEIREQGARIAFTLDLESVRKGEPYVYPNPFTPAKDEQAAIAFRISTGTQEDAVTTSVRLYDLGGRLVRTLERAGDEIVADGEGMRAFWDGRNDAGEEVASGVYLYVIAGAGDPKTGRIAVLR
- the rfaE1 gene encoding D-glycero-beta-D-manno-heptose-7-phosphate kinase codes for the protein MTPTIDPARAADLFSRFRSLRVLVAGDLMLDRYVFGEVSRISPEAPVPVVRVVREEERLGGAANVARNLLALGAEPMLCGVIGDDADGEALLDLLGAAGMSTGLVVRAPGRPTTRKVRILANQQQVVRVDHEREDPLDAETEERIGDLLSEAVLSADGLVLSDYAKGVVSERSVRRAIDASGIKRPVFVDPKVKHFSFYRGASLVTPNLAEASLAAGERIIDDASLLRAGRRLLEMLPGTTVLVTRGAEGMSLFEPDGTVTHIGTVARRVFDVTGAGDTVIAAFAAASLAGGSGVEAAIVANRAAGEVVQESGAAAVSLSALERAFRGE
- the rfaE2 gene encoding D-glycero-beta-D-manno-heptose 1-phosphate adenylyltransferase, producing MGCVVREEELVLERARAAREGLRFVFTNGCFDILHAGHLDVLRAAKRAGDLLAVGLNTDDSVRKLKGEGRPLVAEAERAELLAALEMVDFVVLFGEETPARLIERLRPDVLVKGGDYSPETIVGAETVRAAGGDVIVVPLRSGLSTQRLIARIVERYG